From a single Nicotiana tomentosiformis chromosome 2, ASM39032v3, whole genome shotgun sequence genomic region:
- the LOC104093173 gene encoding cytoplasmic tRNA 2-thiolation protein 2: MACNSGTCQSGCYRDSSNEAEEHPPVKIANEAPNDVANGRKSTEQLSIAVCVKCKVNKTIAVAASAEGGGDFSGGDSGRFCADCFRSNLYGKFRFAVTSNAMISPSDNVLVAFSGGTCSRVALQFTHEMQSKAQKNFDASPDRALPVFGVGVVFIDEKAISAVSSDELDGAIEKMKHIVSDLAPPVKQFHVVPTEAIYSLKAGDAKDRLNELLNAVSDVTGKEDLLEHLLMLSLQKIALEYGYTKVLLGTCTSRIACHVLEATVKGRGYSLAADIQYVDTRWKIPVVLPLRDCLIHELNMLCSLDSLMTVEVFNGTRAGINGLVSSFVKLLQEENPSRESTIMRTAGKLTPFHFNRMSEDNNYNDQVASQRRQKKYSLKTNDALPPESFCPICSSPLKIFTFGTSISFDNAKTSLDAIGAACCASCHFQVLPKDPLSLEHFISLLPPSMVFQAEDGDHLSQRQLREQIEDCLLSDNED; the protein is encoded by the exons ATGGCGTGCAACTCAGGAACCTGCCAGTCCGGTTGTTACAGAGACTCCTCTAATGAAGCAGAAGAACATCCGCCAGTAAAAATTGCAAATGAAGCTCCAAACGACGTCGCTAACGGTAGAAAGAGCACCGAACAATTATCTATCGCCGTCTGTGTTAAATGCAAGGTTAACAAAACCATAGCCGTCGCTGCCTCCGCCGAGGGCGGTGGTGACTTTAGCGGAGGAGATAGCGGAAGGTTCTGTGCAGATTGCTTCCGCAGTAATCTCTACGGAAAGTTCAGATTTGCTGTCACATCTAATGCTATGATTTCGCCGTCGGATAACGTCCTTGTCGCTTTCTCCGGCGGTACATGTTCCAG GGTGGCTCTGCAGTTTACACATGAGATGCAAAGCAAAGCTCAGAAAAACTTTGATGCCAGTCCAGATAGAGCATTACCAGTTTTTGGTGTTGGGGTTGTTTTTATTGATGAAAAGGCCATTTCTGCTGTCTCATCTGATGAGCTTGATGGAGCTATTGAGAAGATGAAACATATCGTGTCAGATTTGGCTCCACCAGTGAAACAATTTCATGTAGTTCCAACAGAGGCCATTTATTCGCTGAAAGCTGGTGATGCAAAAGATAGACTGAATGAATTACTAAATGCTGTTAGTGATGTCACAGGAAAAGAGGATCTGTTAGAACATCTTCTCATGCTCTCCCTGCAAAAG ATAGCTCTTGAGTATGGATATACCAAAGTTTTGCTAGGAACGTGTACATCAAGAATAGCTTGTCATGTACTTGAAGCAACTGTCAAG GGCAGAGGTTACTCTTTAGCTGCTGATATCCAGTATGTTGATACAAGGTGGAAGATACCTGTTGTTCTTCCCCTCCGTGATTGTCTTATTCATGAGTTGAATATGCTTTGCAGCCTTGACAG TTTGATGACTGTGGAAGTTTTTAACGGAACACGTGCTGGTATCAATGGCTTGGTCTCCTCATTTGTGAAATTGTTGCAG GAGGAAAACCCTTCCCGTGAAAGCACAATCATGAGAACAGCTGGAAAGCTGACACCTTTTCATTTCAATAGAATGTCAGAGGACAATAACTATAACGATCAGGTGGCATCTCAAAGAAGGCAAAAGAAATACAGCCTGAAAACTAACGATGCCCTTCCTCCCGAGTCATTCTGTCCTATTTGCAGTAGTCCTCTAAAAATATTTACCTTCGGAACATCAATTAGTTTTGACAATGCGAAAACTAGTCTCGATGCGATTGGGGCTGCATGCTGTGCAAGTTGTCATTTTCAGGTTCTTCCCAAGGACCCGTTATCTCTGGAGCACTTCATTTCTCTCTTGCCACCATCAATGGTTTTCCAAGCAGAGGATGGTGATCATCTAAGTCAGAGACAGCTAAG GGAGCAAATAGAAGACTGCTTGCTCTCAGACAACGAAGACTGA